The Anopheles coluzzii chromosome 2, AcolN3, whole genome shotgun sequence genome window below encodes:
- the LOC120950617 gene encoding uncharacterized protein LOC120950617 isoform X4, whose translation MTGKQWLTIEDWLECELPLCDVEIRHEGKLDKADPEMLQTVFASARLGGDVLADGDTQESIQFCTFPELLAVLLYVESLEDNESLQIENVHHVARIVDPRQKGPLLERIAEPKATSLCCIDAENYRALPSQQFEEDDILRELNKCLLAFRQNTSCPVALGEPPTVPAAKAGDKRTGAGLKLDQLETVSSKGRLSPIGERDREGSTPGSPDVYTTIFIRQATPNSKRSSSDSNKLEKDINKRRSWLSPERPNAPSVCSGTGSNRRGKFIILGSSGECLPVNRHPLRIPDSYQQQQGLTRPDTLSSCGSSQDEFHSAKDSFDEDDEDGLRAHAYTSELDTPERRYEFAQKLRAALEHDRTNGLSGSTDDSSYAVGISVAGSQIRDQDIRVRRGGSCGFVLDGSMDSNYDELEWNGQSQEKTAGGPQQNGTLERKGTNESSKYSFDSDLGSELEEVYEKFAKWLEEPISTDKPKKLDARDEAVLKFANSLLKRTLSESFVGIPFTEECLTSGNASGTNSTGSHNAAGSGGTGSLGQKEKILLHVRSLSLELAKHKHKLAAQLCHDYLALEPAKLFKCPNIQLTRTDHRKLLHKLRSTQSGSGCSVTEVTVPAKVAPPKLERQSSLKTKLLQYKPNWSVSYTQDIKCDDVVLKISQLAQKRTLNVNLRPVATGNWGCGASKRGDVQLKMVIQWMAASVAGLPYLSYYTAGNEKLSKLDTICRVLKDRKWTVGELAAATLSHARDILEDPFYYNNDRNYCMFFEKLIGLEKVH comes from the exons ATGACGGGCAAGCAGTGGCTCACGATCGAGGATTGGCTGGAGTGCGAGCTGCCCCTGTGCGACGTCGAGATACGCCACGAGGGCAAGCTGGACAAGGCCGATCCGGAAATGCTGCAAACGGTGTTCGCTAGTGCGCGGCTTGGTGGCGATGTGCTGGCCGACGGCGACACGCAAGAGTCGATCCAGTTCTGTACCTTTCCCGAGCTACTCGCGGTACTGCTGTACGTGGAGTCGCTCGAGGACAATGAGTCGCTCCAGATCGAGAATGTGCATCACGTGGCGCGGATCGTCGATCCCCGGCAGAAGGGACCACTGTTGGAGCGAATCGCGGAACCGAAAGCGACGAGCCTGTGCTGTATCGACGCAGAGAACTACCGGGCGTTGCCGTCGCAGCAGTTCGAGGAGGACGACATACTGCGGGAGTTGAACAAGTGCCTGTTGGCGTTCCGCCAGAACACATCCTGCCCAGTGGCGCTGGGTGAGCCGCCGACGGTTCCAGCGGCAAAAGCGGGAGACAAGCGGACTGGGGCAGGGCTGAAGCTTGATCAGCTAGAAACAGTGTCTAGCAAAGGGCGTCTGTCACCGATCGGAGAGCGGGATCGGGAAGGGTCGACGCCGGGCTCGCCAGACGTCTATACGACGATCTTCATTCGGCAGGCAACACCGAACTCGAAGCGCTCGAGCAGTGACTCGAACAAACTAGAGAAGGACATAAACAAGCGGCGATCGTGGCTATCGCCGGAACGACCAAACGCACCGTCCGTATGCTCCGGCACTGGTTCGAACCGTCGGGGGAAGTTTATCATTCTCGGTTCGTCCGGCGAGTGTCTGCCAGTGAACCGACATCCGCTACGCATCCCGGACAgctatcagcagcagcaggggttGACGCGGCCCGACACACTATCGAGCTGTGGTTCGAGCCAGGACGAGTTCCACAGCGCGAAGGACAGCttcgacgaggacgacgaggatgGACTGCGGGCGCACGCGTACACGTCGGAGCTGGATACGCCCGAGCGACGGTACGAGTTTGCACAGAAGCTGCGGGCGGCTTTAGAGCATGACCGAACGAACGGACTGTCGGGGAGCACGGACGATAGCAGCTATGCGGTCGGGATCAGCGTGGCGGGATCGCAGATCCGTGATCAGGACATCCGCGTCAGGCGCGGCGGATCCTGCGGCTTCGTGCTGGACGGCTCGATGGATAGCAACTACGATGAGCTGGAATGGAATGGGCAGTCACAGGAAAAGACAGCTGGTGGACCACAGCAGAACGGGACGCTAGAACGGAAGGGAACCAATGAGTCGTCCAAGTACAGTTTTGATTCGGATCTCGGCTCGGAGCTGGAGGAGGTGTATGAAAAGTTTGCCAA GTGGCTTGAAGAACCAATAAGTACCGACAAGCCAAAAAAGCTGGATGCCCGGGACGAGGCTGTGCTGAAGTTTGCCAACTCATTGCTCAAGCGCACGCTCAGCGAGAGCTTCGTGGGCATTCCGTTCACCGAGGAGTGCCTGACGAGCGGGAACGCATCCGGTACCAATTCGACCGGTTCACACAACGCTGCCGGAAGTGGAGGGACCGGATCGCTGGGCCAGAAGGAAAAGATTCTGTTGCACGTGCGATCACTTTCGCTGGAGCTGGCCAAGCACAAGCACAAACTGGCAGCACAGCTG TGTCATGATTATCTTGCACTGGAACCGGCAAAGCTATTCAAGTGTCCCAACATACAGCTCACCCGAACCGACCACCGGAAGCTCCTGCACAAGTTGCGCTCGACCCAGAGCGGCTCTGGCTGCTCGGTAACGGAAGTGACCGTGCCGGCCAAGGTTGCACCGCCCAAGCTAGAGCGACAGTCGTCGCTGAAAACGAAACTGCTGCAGTACAAACCGAACTGGTCCGTTTCCTACACGCAGGATATCAAGTGTGATGATGTGGTGCTGAAG ATATCACAACTTGCTCAAAAACGCACGCTAAATGTGAACTTACGACCTGTTGCCACCGGGAACTGGGGCTGTGGCGCAAGCAAAAGGGGAGACGTGCAGCTCAAAATGGTGATCCAGTGGATGGCCGCTAGTGTCGCTGGTTTGCCTTACCTTAGCTATTACACTGCGGGCAACGAGAAACTATCGAAG CTCGATACGATTTGCCGGGTGCTGAAGGACCGCAAGTGGACCGTGGGTGAACTGGCTGCTGCAACACTGAGCCATGCTCGGGATATCTTGGAGGATCCGTTCTACTACAACAATGATCGCAATTACTGCATGTTTTTCGAGAAGTTGATCGGACTAGAGAAGGTACATTGA